Proteins from one Gemmatimonadales bacterium genomic window:
- a CDS encoding TetR/AcrR family transcriptional regulator: MQDFDRRRDALLAAAAHVFAARGYHRTSMRDLAKASRMSLAGMYYYVAGKEDLLFEIQKGCFERVRRAAEAAVAAAVTPEERLGAFIRHHVMFFANHMDEMKVLSHEAESLTGPRLEEVRALKKAYVELGLGLLAALDAQDGGHRTDRHVAVYALFGMMNWIYTWYDPAGPVGVEELAESICRLFLNGYAAEVHVR, encoded by the coding sequence ATGCAGGACTTCGACCGCCGCCGGGACGCGCTCCTGGCCGCCGCCGCGCACGTGTTCGCGGCCCGGGGCTACCACCGGACCAGCATGCGTGACCTCGCCAAGGCGAGCCGCATGAGCCTGGCGGGAATGTACTACTACGTGGCGGGCAAGGAGGATCTCCTGTTCGAGATCCAGAAGGGCTGCTTCGAGCGGGTGCGCAGGGCCGCCGAGGCGGCCGTCGCGGCGGCGGTGACGCCCGAGGAGCGGCTGGGCGCCTTCATCCGCCACCACGTGATGTTCTTCGCGAACCACATGGACGAGATGAAGGTGCTCTCGCACGAGGCGGAGTCGCTCACGGGACCTCGGCTGGAGGAAGTGCGGGCCCTCAAGAAGGCCTACGTCGAGCTGGGCCTGGGTCTGCTGGCGGCCCTCGACGCGCAGGATGGCGGCCACCGGACCGACCGGCACGTGGCCGTGTACGCGCTGTTCGGCATGATGAACTGGATCTACACCTGGTACGACCCCGCCGGGCCGGTCGGGGTCGAGGAGCTGGCGGAGTCCATCTGCCGGCTGTTCCTGAACGGCTACGCTGCGGAGGTACACGTCCGATGA
- a CDS encoding RNA polymerase sigma factor has protein sequence MGVPALSVAADGDLIARYLAGEEAAAAELVRRHAMALARFVAAHGAPDDELEDLTQEALFKAFRALGTFRGGASFRTWLLAIGGNVLKDRRRRWRRHQVVALTPDIRDPSGDPGAQAEAGWTAERLQEGIGKLARLQREVFLMRAQQGLGYEEIAGGLGISEGAARVHYHHAVKRLKAWIA, from the coding sequence ATGGGAGTTCCTGCGCTGTCCGTCGCCGCTGACGGCGACCTGATCGCCCGGTACCTCGCGGGCGAGGAAGCGGCGGCCGCGGAGTTGGTCCGCCGGCACGCCATGGCGCTGGCGCGCTTCGTCGCCGCGCACGGGGCGCCGGACGACGAGCTGGAGGATCTCACGCAGGAGGCGCTGTTCAAGGCGTTCCGGGCGCTGGGGACGTTTCGCGGCGGGGCGTCGTTCCGGACCTGGCTGCTGGCGATCGGCGGGAACGTGCTGAAGGACCGGCGGCGGCGGTGGCGCCGGCACCAGGTGGTCGCGCTGACGCCGGACATCCGGGATCCGTCCGGCGACCCCGGGGCCCAGGCCGAGGCGGGTTGGACGGCGGAGCGGCTGCAGGAGGGGATCGGGAAGCTGGCGCGGCTGCAGCGCGAGGTGTTCCTGATGCGGGCCCAGCAGGGGCTCGGCTACGAGGAGATTGCGGGCGGTCTGGGGATTTCCGAAGGGGCGGCACGGGTGCATTACCATCACGCCGTGA